Proteins co-encoded in one Salvia splendens isolate huo1 chromosome 4, SspV2, whole genome shotgun sequence genomic window:
- the LOC121798494 gene encoding F-box protein SKIP14-like — MALNFSCERDIFDCSSSEPASMDIVDRLPSDPFGMDIETTFSAITGWLEDLQVDYGGFMRRNNDMSSQEGYHSSAGWNIIWNNSIHVESFPRSIQLNERLSAGMQDYIPNGFQFDHDLDAALTLSTYENIGFNNGSASCSHEMGSGGEVEGASAFEGAPHEAFNYVLSYLGVKDLLSVERSCSFLSSTVRGDPLFWRTIHIDQPLNERITDDVLVQLSGRAQGKLESLSLVECPKITDDGLRRVLEENRRLTKLSVPGCTRISIDSIVNCIRAYNCNNEFGGIKQVRIGGLYGVSQEHFKELNSLMGSMDKKFETAHKPHFYHRGNFYLPYDDDRTIDIEMCLKCEKFRLVYDCPSEGCRAKDKSPEVCKACTLCIGRCAQCGRCINDTEFEETFCLELLCSDCFKQLPSYQDKLDEEDNFMELDDAV; from the exons ATGGCCTTGAACTTCAGCTGTGAGAGGGACATATTTGATTGCAGCTCATCGGAACCTGCATCAATGGACATCGTTGACCGTTTGCCATCTGATCCTTTTGGGATGGATATTGAAACTACTTTCAGTGCCATCACTGGGTGGTTGGAGGACCTGCAGGTTGATTATGGTGGTTTCATGAGGAGAAATAATGACATGTCCTCTCAAGAAGGTTACCATTCATCTGCAGGATGGAATATAATTTGGAATAATTCTATTCACGTAGAATCATTTCCACGCAGTATTCAATTGAATGAGAGACTGAGTGCGGGTATGCAGGATTACATACCCAATGGCTTTCAGTTTGACCACGATCTTGATGCAGCTCTTACATTGAGTACATATGAGAACATTGGCTTCAACAATGGGAGTGCTAGCTGCAGTCATGAGATGGGATCTGGAGGGGAAGTGGAGGGTGCATCTGCATTTGAAGGAGCACCCCACGaagcttttaattatgttcTTAGCTATCTAGGAGTGAAGGACCTTTTGTCTGTAGAAAGGTCTTGCAGTTTCTTGTCGTCTACTGTCCGAGGGGATCCCTTGTTTTGGAGGACTATCCACATTGATCAGCCTCTAAATGAAAGGATCACGGATGATGTTCTCGTGCAATTGTCTGGTAGGGCTCAGGGTAAACTTGAAAGTTTGAGCTTAGTGGAGTGCCCTAAAATCACTGATGATGGTTTGAGGCGAGTGCTTGAAGAAAATCGACGATTAACTAAG CTGTCTGTTCCTGGATGTACAAGGATCAGTATAGATAGCATAGTGAATTGTATCAGAGCCTACAACTGCAATAATGAATTTGGAGGTATAAAACAAGTTAGAATTGGTGGCCTCTATGGTGTGAGCCAAGAGCATTTCAAAGAGTTGAACTCATTAATGGGTTCCATGGACAAGAAGTTTGAAACTGCGCACAAGCCACATTTCTATCACCGAGGGAACTTTTATCTTCCATATGATGATGATCGAACAATCGATATTGAAATGTGTTTGAAATGCGAGAAGTTCAGATTGGTTTACGATTGTCCAAGTGAAGGCTGCAGGGCCAAAGATAAGTCACCTGAGGTTTGCAAAGCTTGCACTCTCTGCATAGGAAGGTGTGCTCAGTGCGGCCGATGTATTAATGATACTGAATTTGAGGAGACGTTCTGCCTAGAATTGCTATGTTCGGACTGTTTTAAGCAGCTGCCCTCTTACCAGGACAAGCTTGATGAGGAAGACAACTTTATGGAGCTTGATGATGCTGTGTAA
- the LOC121798491 gene encoding uncharacterized protein LOC121798491, translating to MTNASVARFSGINRAVLPLPRRRKFQIAFTRDFSTCASPFVCSSSYAVYTPTAFVLNAQLAASNTPQRSEEWFALRKDKLTTSTFSTALGMWKGKRRYELWQEKVFPSSVQAAEGAKKSAMEWGVLNEAAAIERYKSITGRDVSSLSFAIHSEDRLDWIGASPDGLLGSFQGGGVLEVKCPFNKGKPETMLPWKTVPFYYMPQIQGQMEVIDRDWVDLYCWTPNGSTIFRIYRERGYWQLMHGVLREFWWENVMPAREALVLGMEEEAKSFEPTSTHKLTGLIIAKSLNLAGEAKLLCREIAGHVEFFR from the coding sequence ATGACAAATGCTTCTGTTGCTAGATTTAGTGGAATTAACAGAGCAGTGTTGCCACTTCCTCGTAGGAGAAAGTTCCAAATAGCATTTACAAGAGACTTTTCAACCTGTGCTTCACCATTTGTGTGTTCATCATCATATGCCGTGTATACCCCTACTGCTTTTGTGTTAAATGCCCAACTCGCAGCATCAAATACTCCGCAACGCTCTGAAGAATGGTTTGCACTACGCAAGGACAAGCTAACAACGAGTACCTTCAGCACAGCATTGGGAATGTGGAAAGGCAAACGTCGGTATGAGCTATGGCAAGAAAAAGTTTTCCCTTCGAGCGTGCAGGCGGCTGAGGGAGCTAAAAAAAGCGCTATGGAATGGGGTGTTCTTAATGAAGCTGCAGCTATAGAGCGGTACAAGAGCATTACTGGCCGGGATGTCAGCTCGTTGAGCTTTGCCATCCATTCAGAGGAccgattggattggattggagcTTCCCCAGACGGGCTGCTTGGATCCTTTCAGGGAGGTGGAGTTCTTGAAGTGAAATGCCCGTTCAACAAAGGGAAGCCAGAGACAATGTTGCCATGGAAGACTGTTCCATTTTACTACATGCCTCAGATACAAGGTCAAATGGAGGTGATAGACAGGGATTGGGTGGATTTGTATTGTTGGACTCCAAATGGAAGCACTATATTTCGTATTTATAGAGAGCGTGGCTATTGGCAATTGATGCACGGAGTTTTACGAGAGTTTTGGTGGGAGAACGTCATGCCAGCAAGGGAAGCCCTTGTGTTGGGAATGGAGGAAGAAGCCAAATCATTCGAGCCAACATCAACACACAAACTAACAGGACTTATCATAGCAAAAAGCTTAAATTTAGCCGGGGAAGCAAAGTTGCTGTGCCGGGAGATAGCAGGTCACGTGGAGTTCTTCCGTTAA